The window CGTGGCCGCACTGCTGACCGGCGCCGGCCTGACCGAGGTGGCCCGCCTGGTGCGCGAACCCGATGACGGGGAACGCTCCCCCCAGGGTTTCCTGCTGGCCCGCACACCCGATCCGGACTCCCCCGGATCCCCCTGACCCGGGGGCGTCCGGCCGGGCGGGGGGACGGGGACGAGCGGGTTCCTGGGCCGTTCGGGGGGCAACTCGCCCTTTGTGGTCCCGCCTTCGCCCCGAACCGGCCGGCCGATGGCAGGAAGGGGGGATGAGCCCGCACCGCCGTCTGGTCCTCACAAGCGCGGCCGCCGCAGTCCTGGCCACGGTCGGGGCGACCGCGCGGGGTCCCTCGGACCTCGTCCGCCGCCCGTCCCGGCGCCTCGTACGCGGCCCCGACTTCGCCGCGCTCGCCCGCTCCGTGGACGGGCGGATCGTTTTGCCGGGCGACCGGGACTACCCCGAGGCACGCCGGCTCTTCCAGCCCCGTTACGACGGCCTCGCGCCGGCCGCGGTGGCGTTTCCCGCGCACGCCTCGGACGTGGCCGCCTGCCTGGACTTCGCCCGTCGCTCCGCCGTGCCGGTGGTGCCGCGCGGTGGCGGCCACGGCTACGCGGGCTGGTCCGGCGGCGACGGCGGGCTCGTGGTCGACGTCGGGGCGATGGCCGAGGTGGCGGTCGAGGGGGACGGGGCACGGATCGGAGCCGGCACCCGCCTCGGCGAGGTCAACGCCACGCTCGCCGCACGCGGTCGGGGCATCCCGACCGGGCTGTGTCCCTCGGTCGGGATCGCCGGGCTCACGCTCGGCGGGGGCATGGGACTTGCCTCGCGGGTGCACGGCACCACCTCGGACGCGCTGACCGGCGCCCGGGTGGTCACTCCCGACGGCCTCGTCCGCGACGTCGACGCGGGACACGATCCCGACCTCTTCTGGGCGCTGCGTGGCGGCGGGGGCGGCAACTTCGGCGTGGTGACGGAGTTCCGGTTCCGCACCCACCCGGTCGGGGACGTCGCCTTCGCCGAACTGCACTGGCCGGCCGCGCGGTCCGCGGCGGTGCTGAGCGGCTGGCAACGCTGGTCGGGCGGGCTGCCGGACCCGTTCTGGAGCCACGTGGAGTTCGTGATCGAGTCCGGTCCGGAACCCGTCCCGTCCGTGAAGGTGCTGTGCTTCGACGGGCGGGGCGAACTGGAACGGCAGTTGACCCGTCTGTCCGACCTGGTCGGCCGGGAGCCGCTGGAGCGTCACCTCGTCGTACGGGGGTACGGGGACACCCTGCGGGCCATGGCCGGCTGCGAGGAGCGGGCCGCCGCCCGGTGCCGCCTGCCGGGCACCCTGCCCGGCCACGACCCGCGCGGTGTGGTCGGCCGGGCCTCGTACGCGGCCCGCTCGGACTTCTGGACCGGCGCCGGGCTGCCGGAGGCGGCCGTCCGGGCGGTGTTGGCCGGCGTGCGCGGCTACGCGCGGGCGGCGCCGGCCGGTGGGCGGGGCGTGGTCCAGTTCCTCGGGGAGTGCGGCGGGGCCATGAACCGGCCGGGCCCCTCCGACACCGCGTTCGTCCACCGCGACAGCGCGTTCCTGTCCCAGTACCTCGCCTACTGGCCCGAGTCCGCGTCGGCCGACGAGGTGGCCCGGCACCAGGGCTGGCTCGACGGGCTCTGGCAGGACCTGCGCCCCTGGGCGAGCGGTCGCGCGTACCAGAACTACGTCGATCCGAAGCTCGTCGACTGGCGCTCGGCCTACTACGGGACGAACCTCGCCCGCCTCCAGGAGGTCCGACGCGCCCATGACCCGAACCGGTTGTTCCGCTTCCCCCAAGCGATCTAGGGAGCCCCGCATGCGACGCACCTTGACCATGGCGGCGGCAGCGACCGCGCTGGCGCTGCTCGGCGGCCCGCTGCCGGTCGCCGAGGCCGGCACCGCACGCGCCGTCGGCCGCTGGTCGGTCCGGGAGGCCCAGTCCTTCTGGACCGCCGAACGCATGGCCTCCGCGACCCCCGCGCCCCTCGCGCCGGGCGCCGCGCCCGACACGGCCGTACCGTCCGGCGCCCCGAGCCCGGACGCGGGCCCGGACGCGGTCCCGGACCGTGTCCCGGTCCCGGACAACGCCCCGAGCCCGGACAACGCCGCGACTGCGGTCCCCGACCCGTCCGCCGCCGGCACTCCGGTGACCGCGCCCGCCGGGTCGGCCACCCCCGTCCCCGAACCGTCCGCCGAGTCCGACCGGGCCGGGGACACCATCGGCGCCGCCCTGGCGGGCCCCGGCACCGGCGCGAACTTCGACGGCATCCCGGTCGTCGGCCGGATGTTCGTCATGAAGGGCGCCGGCGCGTACTTCTGCACGGCGAGCGTGGTCGCCTCCCCCGGCCGCAACCTGGTGCTCAGCGCGGCACACTGCCTGCTCGGCTCCGACACCCGGAAGGTGGCGTTCGTCCCGCGGTACACGGCCAAGAACCCCCGGCCCCACGGCATGTTCCCCGTGCTGCGCGACGCCAAGGGCCGTTCGAAGGTGTGGATCCACCCGCGCTACCGCAGCCAGGGCGCCAACCGGGCGGCCACCCTCGACGTGGCCTTCGCGCAGGTCGGCCCGGGCCCCAAGGGACGCCGGGTGCAGGACGTGGTCGGCGGGAACCGGCTGCTCACCGGGGGCCCGTACGCGCACCCCCGGGTCACGCTGATCGGCCATCCGTCGGCGGCCGCCCGCCCCCGGGTGTGCGTCAACCGGACCACGAAGTTCACCAGCAAGGACGCGCGCATCCCCGGCTCCTTCCTGCGCATCGTCTGCACCGGTTACCCCGGTGGGACCAGCGGCGGCCCGTTCCTGGCGCGTTACGACGCGAAGACCAGGACCGGGGACGTGATCGGGGTGATCGGCGGCTGGAAGACGGGCGGGGACACGCCCGACGTCTCGTACAGCTCCTACTTCGGCAAGGAGGTCAGGGCCCTGTTCGACACCGCCGTCGCCGGCGCCCGCGTCGGGTGAGGCACCCGGACCCAGCGGGTCCGGCGCGGATTGCCGACCGTGCGCGGGGTGGCCGGCACCCCGTCCGCGGTCAACGGGTCGGCGGGCGACAGTTCCAGCCGGCGGCGCAGTTCCGCGAGGGCCGTGTGCACCGGCGCCAGGACGACCTCGGCGCCCGGACGGATGAACGCCAGGGCGTGCGCGGTGGTCTCGATGGCTTCGGCGGCGTCCTCGGCGGCGGTCCGGCTCCACCCTCCCGACCCGCCGACGCCCCGGGGCGCGACGGCGTCGTAGAGGTGGCAGGCGGCATCGGCCGCGGCGTCGGCGCGTTCAGCGACGCCCGGCGCCGCGATGGTCGGCAGGGGCTCCATGCGGGGTGAACGAGCGGCACCCGCCCGGGGGAACGAGCGCGGGACGGCGGATCAGCCGGGCCGCGGCGTGCGCGGCGGCGGTGGCCGCGGCGGCCAGACCGAGGCCGAGCACCGCGTCGCGCGCCCGGGTGGGCCGCAGCACGCCGGCGCGGCGCAGCCGGTCGCGGGCCCAGAGGGTGAAGGGGACCACGATCAGCGGGGAGGTGACCACCCCCGGGGTGTAGCCGCGGGCCGCGGCCGACTGGGCGAGGTGGACCAGCCCGTGCAGGCCGAATCCGTTCAGGGCGGCCTGGTAGAAGGCGGAGCGCCCGTCGGTGCGACGGCCGTCCGCGGCGGCCGCGGCGACGATCAGTCCCATGAACGCGACGGCGGTGGCGAACTCGAGTCCGTCGACGTCCGTGACGCTCCTCCACAGCCGTTCGGGCACCCGGGGGTGGCGCTCGCGCAGGGCGGGCACCCGGGTGCGGGACCAACGGGCCATGGTGGCGACCTCTTCCAGGTCGTGCGCGATCCATGCGGCCAACAGCCCGAGGGTGGCCGGGTTCAGCGTGGGGTTTGGCGGGTTCGCGGCGTTCGGACGTTGTTCGATCACGAGACGACAGTCTGCAACCACAGCGGCAGCAGCAGGAGGGAAACCACCGAACTCTTGATCACGAGCGAGGCGGAGAGGTCGACGCCCACGTCGTAGCGCTGCGCGAAGATGAACAGGTTCTGCGGGGTCGGCATCGCCGCGATCAGGACGAGGTAGGCCAGCCAGTCGCCCCGTACGCCGAACAGCCACGCGCACACCGCCCACGCCAGCAGCGGGAAGCCCAGGCACTTGAAGCCGATCAGCAGGAGTTCCTCGCGCGTGGTGCCGCGGACGTCCAGCCCGGCTCCCCCGAGGTGCAGGCCCAAAGCGAACAGGGCGACCGGGGAGGCGCTGTCGCCGACGAACGCCGCCCCCTCCAAGACCACTTCCGGCACCCGCACCGACAGCAGGTTCAAGACGATTCCGGCGTTGCACGCCAGCACGAGCGGAGTGGCGAGCGAGGCCGCGACGGCG of the Streptomyces sp. NBC_01426 genome contains:
- a CDS encoding trypsin-like serine protease, whose translation is MRRTLTMAAAATALALLGGPLPVAEAGTARAVGRWSVREAQSFWTAERMASATPAPLAPGAAPDTAVPSGAPSPDAGPDAVPDRVPVPDNAPSPDNAATAVPDPSAAGTPVTAPAGSATPVPEPSAESDRAGDTIGAALAGPGTGANFDGIPVVGRMFVMKGAGAYFCTASVVASPGRNLVLSAAHCLLGSDTRKVAFVPRYTAKNPRPHGMFPVLRDAKGRSKVWIHPRYRSQGANRAATLDVAFAQVGPGPKGRRVQDVVGGNRLLTGGPYAHPRVTLIGHPSAAARPRVCVNRTTKFTSKDARIPGSFLRIVCTGYPGGTSGGPFLARYDAKTRTGDVIGVIGGWKTGGDTPDVSYSSYFGKEVRALFDTAVAGARVG
- a CDS encoding HXXEE domain-containing protein, yielding MIEQRPNAANPPNPTLNPATLGLLAAWIAHDLEEVATMARWSRTRVPALRERHPRVPERLWRSVTDVDGLEFATAVAFMGLIVAAAAADGRRTDGRSAFYQAALNGFGLHGLVHLAQSAAARGYTPGVVTSPLIVVPFTLWARDRLRRAGVLRPTRARDAVLGLGLAAAATAAAHAAARLIRRPALVPPGGCRSFTPHGAPADHRGAGRR
- a CDS encoding FAD-binding oxidoreductase; its protein translation is MSPHRRLVLTSAAAAVLATVGATARGPSDLVRRPSRRLVRGPDFAALARSVDGRIVLPGDRDYPEARRLFQPRYDGLAPAAVAFPAHASDVAACLDFARRSAVPVVPRGGGHGYAGWSGGDGGLVVDVGAMAEVAVEGDGARIGAGTRLGEVNATLAARGRGIPTGLCPSVGIAGLTLGGGMGLASRVHGTTSDALTGARVVTPDGLVRDVDAGHDPDLFWALRGGGGGNFGVVTEFRFRTHPVGDVAFAELHWPAARSAAVLSGWQRWSGGLPDPFWSHVEFVIESGPEPVPSVKVLCFDGRGELERQLTRLSDLVGREPLERHLVVRGYGDTLRAMAGCEERAAARCRLPGTLPGHDPRGVVGRASYAARSDFWTGAGLPEAAVRAVLAGVRGYARAAPAGGRGVVQFLGECGGAMNRPGPSDTAFVHRDSAFLSQYLAYWPESASADEVARHQGWLDGLWQDLRPWASGRAYQNYVDPKLVDWRSAYYGTNLARLQEVRRAHDPNRLFRFPQAI